ATGAACATTGTCGCCGCATCCTGCATGACCTCGCGTCGCCCGCAGACGCCGGCAATGGGATGACCGTTTGACATGGCCTTTCCGAAAGTCGCCATGTCGGGCTCCACGCCGTAGAACTCCTGAGCCCCGCCCATGGCCAGGCGGAATCCCGTGATGACCTCGTCGAAGATCAGCACTGCGCCGTACTCATGGGCCAGGTCCTTCACCCCCTGCAGGTAGCCTTCGGGCGGCATGTCCGTCCGCGAGGCCTCCATGATCACGGCCGCGATCTCGTCTGGATTCGCTTCAAACACTGCGCGCAGGGAGTCCAGGTTGCCATACTCGAAGGGGATCGCTGTGCCTTCCAGCGCCCGCGGCACTCCGCGGATGTCCAGGCCCGGTAGCAGGTGGGCATTGAGGGCGTCACTCTTGCTCAGGTTGGCGGCAAGGTACCAGTCATGCCAGCCGTGGTAGCCGCAGAAAGCCACCTTGTCCCGCCCTGTGTGTCCCCGGGCGATGCGAATCGCCATTTCATCTGCCGTGCCGCCGGACTTGCAGAAGCGCACCATTTCGGCGCAGGGAATGGTCTCGATGAGCAGTTCCGCAAGCTCGACTTCAACGGGGTGGTTCATGGAGAACGAACTGCCCTTGCGGATTTGCTCGATGACCGCTTCGGTTACCGCGGGGTAGGCATGACCCAGAATAACAGGGCCCACTCCTGCAAGAAAGTCGATGTACTCGTTGCCGTCCAGGTCCCAGACACGCGAGCCCTCGCCGCGGGTGAGATATGGGGGATACACGCCGGGCGCGAAGCGTTCGGGGCGGCGGCTGAAAAGCTGAGTGCCACCGGGGATGATTTGCTTCGCGCGTTCATAGAGGGCCAGTGATCGCGAGACATCGGGCAGGTCCATGGCAGCCTCCGGACCGTCAGTTAGGGGTAATTGGTGACAGAAGGGGTTCTACACCCGCCACATGGAATCCTTTCGGCGCGGGAATTGGCGCTGGCGGCGTTCCGATGCGCCC
This region of Armatimonadota bacterium genomic DNA includes:
- a CDS encoding aspartate aminotransferase family protein, producing MDLPDVSRSLALYERAKQIIPGGTQLFSRRPERFAPGVYPPYLTRGEGSRVWDLDGNEYIDFLAGVGPVILGHAYPAVTEAVIEQIRKGSSFSMNHPVEVELAELLIETIPCAEMVRFCKSGGTADEMAIRIARGHTGRDKVAFCGYHGWHDWYLAANLSKSDALNAHLLPGLDIRGVPRALEGTAIPFEYGNLDSLRAVFEANPDEIAAVIMEASRTDMPPEGYLQGVKDLAHEYGAVLIFDEVITGFRLAMGGAQEFYGVEPDMATFGKAMSNGHPIAGVCGRREVMQDAATMFISSTYYSDPAGMAAALATIRELRAKDALKHIWTMGQMLKDGFAELAGKHGLNASCDGPPPVTHPHFSVPAEWARSIVTLYLQELLRGGILGCTVNYIMYSHTEEDIRAYLDASDGALSVIRKALDEGDPRKYLEGQERGEDLGRMVR